In Shewanella glacialimarina, the genomic stretch TAATGACTAGCCTCTAACGTGGCCGTTACCAGACACTAAAAACTTTTCAGCGGTTAATGCTTCTAACCCCATAGGACCATAGGCATGTAGCTTAGTGGTGGCAATACCAATTTCGGCACCTAAACCTAGCTGACTACCATCAGAAAAACGCGATGAGGCATTGACCATTACGACCGAGGCATCAACACTACGCTGGAAACGTTGAGCACGCTCAGGGTTTTCAGTACAAATGACTTCAGTGTGATGGCTGCCATTTTGATGAATGTGATCTAAAGCTTTATCCATATTATCGACCACTTTAATGGCGATTTCTAAATCAAGATATTCTTGACCAAAATCTTCTTCAGCCAATAAATTAGCTTGCTTAAAGAAAGGCAGGCTGGTGGCACAGGCGTTGATGGTAACCTTATGTTCAGCTAGGTTTTTTGCGACTAACGGCATAAAGTCGTTAACAATCTCCTGGTGAACCACTAAGCCTTCTAGTGCATTACACACCCCTGTACGTTGGGTTTTGCCGTTCAGCAGGATATTGATTGCTTTGTCAAAATCAGCATCTTTATCAACGTATAGATGGCAAACACCTTTAAAGTGCTGAATAACCGGTACTTTACTGTTGTCTGTGACAAAGTTAATTAACCCTTCGCCGCCACGGGGAATGATTACGTCAATCAGGCCGCGTTGATCCATCAAATCCATCAGCAGTTGTCTGTCAGCATTAGGTACTACACTGATTAGTGCTTCAGGTAAGCCGAACGAGGCTAAGGTCTTTTGTAAAATACTGGCGATAGCCTTACTTGAATGAATCGCTTCTTTGCCGCCTCGTAAAATAATGGCATTACCTGATTTAAAACACAGGGCGCCCGCATCCGCGGTGACATTAGGTCTTGCTTCATAAATCATACAAACCACACCTAAAGGCATGCGCATTTTACTGATTTTAAGCCCGTTAGGCTGCTCACCTATATCGCGTATTTTACCAACTGGATCCTCAAGCTTAACAATGTCTTCTATCCCTTTAGCCATAAGTTCAATACGTTCTTGGTTTAGCAATAAACGGTCAAGCATTGCACTGGCGACATTATCTTGCTTAGCACCATCCATATCGATTTTATTAGCATCAAGTATGACTTTTGACTCTTTACGAAGCTCTGCGGCCATCATTAATAAAACGTTATTCTTTGTTGCTGTATCTAAGTTTGCTAACACGCGTGCTGCTTGTGACGCCTGTTTTGACATAGTTGTCATTAAATTCATGTGTTCTCCAAAACGGTTAAATGCTCTTTTGAGATAATGGAATTGTCTTCAGAAAAGTAGCCGTCGGTTGTTTTTATATCGTCTTGTTCATGGGCGATATAATTCAATAGGCAACTACTGTAATTTGTCATGGCTTTAGCCACTCTAGTTCCATCATCTGTAGTGACCAAAATGGTGTCTCCTGCAGAAAACTGACCTTTTACTTCAATAATATTTTCGCGGGTCAACATGTCTTCATTGTCACCAAATGGGGTGGTGGGGTCATTGATGATCACTTCGCCACGTTCGCGAACAGTGTGAGTCATCCAATGCACGGCTGGTGATAATGGCTCGCTACTGGATAGAAAGTGAGTGCCAGGGTTTTTACCTTCAAGTAGTTGGTTAAAAGAATTAACGTCAAAACCATTAATGATGAAGGTATCAATGCCATGTGCAGTGGCTTTTTCTGCAGCCTCAATCTTGGTTTGCATACCACCTGTGCCTGTTGAGCTTACGGCACCACCGGCCATGGCATATATTTCCGGTGTGATGACATCGACTTGTTGTAATAATTTTGCATCACTGTGGCTGTGTGGGTTTTTATCATAAAGCCCATCAACATCAGTACACATAATTAAGGTATCTGCATTTATGGCAGCAGCAGCCATTGCGGCGAGATTATCATTATCGCCCACTTTCAGTTCTTCAGACGTGACAGTGTCATTCTCATTAATAACTGGCAATACGTCATATTCCAAAAGTGACTCAATGGTCTCTTTAATGCTGACATAGCGCTCACGATTACATAAGTCGCCTTGAGTCAGTAATATTTGTGCCAGAGGCATATCAAGCAATTTAGTCCATATTGCCATCATGTCGTTTTGACCCGCAGCGGCCATGGCTTTCTTCAATGCTGTTGAAGGATTATCAACATTAAACCATTGACGACCCGCAGCGACTGAACCAGAAGAAACCAAAATGACTTGTAAGCCTTGTTTGCGGCAACGTTTAATAAAGTCGGCGATGTTTTTCAGGTATTTAGGACTGCAACCGTCACTACCTGGGGCAATTAATGCACTGCCCACTTTGATAACGATCCGTTTATTATTACTTAAAGACATACTTCCTCTTATGATGTGCTTTCAATCAATACTTGATTAACTTCTTTAAATTGGTCAGTTATTTTCTTTGAAGGCTTTTCGCTCCAAAGACTAACAAGCCATATGCTGAGTGCACTAATTAAAAACCCAGGTAGCATTTCATACACTAAGCTACTGAGTGTTGCGCCACCGTCTAACACTGGCGCATAAATCCAAAACAATACTGTTGCCGCCCCAGTGATAATTCCGGCAAGTGCACCGCTATAAGTGACTCGCTCCCACAGCAGACAGAACAAAATTAATGGACCAAATGCGGCACCAAACCCTGCCCATGCGTTACTGACAATGCCAAGAATATTGCTAGACGGTTGTAATGCCATGACTGCCGCGATTAGTGCAACGACAAATACGCATCCTCTGCCCACATTCACTAAGTGTTTTTGCGACAGCGTTTTTTTACTGTAAACACGGTAAATGTCTTCGGTGAGTGAACTTGATGACACTAAAAGCTGTGATGATATTGTGCTCATTACCGCGGCTAAAATAGCGGCTAATAAGAAACCACTAATTAGTGGGTGAAATAAGACGTTCGAAAAGAAAATAAAAATGGTTTCAGGGTCTTTTAAATCAACATTATATTTATTCACATACGCCACCCCAGTTAAACCTGTTGCTAACGCACCCAAAATGGTGACCGTCATCCAACTCATGCCAATACGTCTAGCTGTTTTGATATTCTTAACCGTATCAATTGCCATAAACCTAACAATAATATGTGGCTGACCAAAGTAACCTAGGCCCCAGGCTAAGCTTGATAATAATGATAATACGGTAAGACTTTCAAGGCTTTGACTGAAAGAGGGGATCTCTTCTAGTGAGTAAGCCATCATGGTTTCTGTGCTTTCAAAATAAGTAAGAGCCACCACGGGCACCATAACTAGCGCGATGAACATAATGACGCCCTGCACAAAGTCGGTCAGACTTACCGCAAGAAAACCACCTAGTAAGGTGTAAGCGACAACGACAAGCATGGTGATGAAAACGCCTAGCTGATAGTCGAGTCCAAATGCTGATTCAAATAGTTTGCCGCCGCCAACCAAGCCTGCAGAGGTATAAAGCGTAAAGAAGATAATGACGACAATCGCAGATACTAGCTTAATAATGCCATCTTTTTTATGAAAACGTTGGGCAAAGAAATCGGGCAAGGTTAACGCGTCATTAGCGACTTCGGTGTATACACGTAACTTAGGGGCGACTAACTTATAATTTGCCCATGCACCTACAACCAAGCCTAAAGCAACCCAGACAGTGCTAAAACCAGAAACAAAAATAGCGCCGGGTAAACCCATCAACATCCAACCACTCATATCTGAGGCTCCAGCGGAGAGTGCGGTTACTTGAGGGCTGACTTTTCTGCCGCCCAACATGTAATCAGATAAGTTAGAAGTGGATTTTTTAGCGGCATAAATTCCGATGCCTAGCATTAACATAAAATATAAAGTTAATGTGAAATAGGTATAATTCATTACTTTCCTGCGTTATCGTTTGAGTTCGACTTATATATTGTATACAAAGGGCTGAAAACATAAGTCGCAAGAATTAACCAGAAACAAAGGAGTTCCATTGAGTTCTTAGCGATTCTCTTAGGCTTTATTTTTGAGTTGAAGATTTTTCTTATAAAATTATTGCGTTTCATATGATTCACCACGAATGATTAGAGTGCGAACAATTATGATACGTTGTTAACGGGGAAGATCAACCCATGTTGGTAACTTTCTGACAACTATTTCGTTTTAAAATAAACAAAATAGTCTGTTTATGAGTTATTCAGATTTTGATAGAATTGTAATTATTAGTATTGAACAGACAGTTGGAGTGAATAAGTCCGATGAAAAAGTATGAAGAGTTACTGGTCTCTTTGCGGCAGGTTATCCGCGCAATTGATTTGTATTCAAAGAAGTTATCTAAAGAAACTGGTTTAACAAGCCCACAACTATTGGTCTTGCTGTCGATTGCGGAACATGACGGTGCTATGGTCAAAGAGGTGGCTAAAACCATTAACTTAAGCTCGGCAACCATTACTAGCATTGTCGATCGTCTAGAAAAGCGAGGGTTAGTGACACGTACGCGTTCAACTACAGATAAACGCAAGGTGGGGATCAGTTTAACTGATCAAGGCAAAGAGATAATTAAAGACTCTCCTAAGCCTTTGCAAGATCACTTTATTGCCCGTTTTGAGTCAATGCAAGAGTGGGAACAGTCGCAGATGTTGGCGACCATGCAACGAATTTCAAGTATGATGGATGCCGAAAAATTAGATGTATCACCTGTTTTAGAAGTTGGGCAAATATATCTGCATGAGTATTAGCACGATTAGAGAGCTAACAATTCAATGTTGAGTTAGCTCTATATAGCCGTTTTAATCATGATTAGAACGGTATGTTAAGGCGTGATCTCCCCTCAGAGAACACTAACTTACCTTTACTGTATACCGCTTCAATAGCCAATGTCTGCGCATTCAATAAATTAATATCGCCGTCCATATCAATAGCTACCCTGCCTTTGTGTGTCAGCCTTAATATATTTGCTGGTGACTCAGTTATTGAGGCTAAAGCAAGTTCAATAGGCACGTTGAATAGTTTAACAGCATCAACCATAGCTTGATGTAGGCTGCTAACTTGGCCCATCTGTAAATCAACTAGGTTACCTTTAGTATCAAATACCGGCAGACTAGCATTACCATCTGAGCTCATGGTCAGTTGGCTAATTGGAGTCTGTTTGTCTAGTGCTAATGCTAATGCCTTTGCAGCGGGAACTTCCCCCTGTTGAATAATTTGTGCCGTGGTGCTGGTGGTGAAGTCAATAAACCCACCCTTAAGGGCAAACTCAATACCTGCCTCTAACAGCGCTTTACTGCGGTTAATATGGGTTGGGTAGTACTGAGTAATGGGGATATCAAACTGACTAATCACCTGTTCAAGTAATGCTAGTTTACTGGGCTCATCCCCCACATGAATACTGACAATCCCGACTTTACCAGCCAACATGCCAGCTACTCTGGCTTCTGATGTGAGTCGGGCCATTTCGTGTGAGGTTATTTGCGAGCTGCGATGATCGGCAATAGCCACTTCACCGACACCAATAAATTTATCGATCAGCATAATGTCATGCTTAACTGATTGGGTAATGGTGACCATAGGCAAGTGGTAGGAGCCGGTATAACAAAATACTGATAAACCTTGCTCTTCTAACGCATATGCTTTGGCGAGAAGATTTTCTAAACTGCGGGTTTGAGCATCTGTCCCCAGTACGCCTATCACTGTGGTTACGCCACCCTTAATCGCGTCGTTTATGTGCATTTCTGGAGTGCGAGTCGTGTATCCGCCTTCGCCACCCCCACCGGTAATGTGCACCAGAGAGTCTACAAATCCTGGGGTTAATAGTCGTCCTGTTGCATCAATGACAGTAATGAATGAATTGGCGGTGAGTTCAATATTATCTTCAATGGCAATAATTTTACCGCCGCCCAACAGAACATCTTTTTTACCCAGGTACATTGGGGCATAAACTTGTGCATTTTTAAATAATTGCATGAAAACCCTTAGCTAAAATTGATGCTGACGGCAATAATCATAAACGTGATCGAAATGCTGACCAGCAGCAACATAAATCGCCATATAAATTTGGCCCAAACAAACCAATCTACTTTAGCTACACCAAGACAGCCAATCAGCGCGGCAGATGTTGGGATGATGATATTGGTTAAGCCGTCACCTAATTGAAAGGCTAATACGGCAATTTGACGGGGTAAGCCTAAAATATCAGATAATGGCGCCATAATCGGCATAGTTAACGCAGCTTGGCCAGAACCCGATGCGATGAAAAAGTTAAATATGGATTGAAATAAGTACATAAAAACCGCTGAAACGGTTTCAGGTAATTGTCCTAAAAATAGACCAGTATAGTGCAGCAGGGTGTTTAATACAGATGGAGTGTCCGCTTGATCGCCGCCTAATATAATCACGATACCCTTGGCCATGCCGACAATCATTGCCGCCGGCAATAATTCTTGTGCGCCTTTTTTAAAGGCATTGGCAACATCATTAACTTTAAGGCGTTTACTGAGAATGGCGATTAAACCTATCGCACAACCTAAGGTAAAAAACTGACTTGCCAGTTCGGGAATATAATAACCTCTGGCAATAACACCCCAAATAACCCAAACAATACCCAGCATAAAAGTGGTGAGAATAAGGCCATCGGTTAAATTGAATTTAACTTTTACCTGCGGCTCAGTTGAAAAAACTTCTTCGTTAAAGCAGGGGGATAGTTCAGGGTTTCGTTTTATTTTTTGGGCGTAGTGCATAGTAAATGCAACACCGACAGAGGTAAAAATAAACCACATTATCACTCTAAACTCTAAGCCTGACATTAACGGAAGGTCAGCAATACCCTGAGCTATTGCAACACTAAAAGGGTTCATCCAAGATGCGGCAAAACCAATTTGAGTCGCCACATAAGTGACTAAAATTGTCACAATACCGTCGTAGCCTATGGCGCGCATTAAGGGTAACAGCACAATACAAAAGGCAATGGCTTCTTCGCCCATACCAAATATCGCACCGCCTGCAGAAAATAATACAAATAGAATAGGAATAAAAGCCAGTTCAAATTTTTGGGTTTTAGCGATTAACGCCAAAATACCATTATCAACCGCTTTGGTTTGCATGATGATGCCAAAGGCGCCGCCAGTAATAATGATAAACATCATTACTCCAATGGCTGAGCCCCATTTGTCACCTGAAACCATGCCTTCAAAGGCAAAATTGAGAAAGCCAATTTCACCCTGTTCGGCAAATAAAGGCACACCCTGATAGTCGCTGGCAAACTGAAAGCTACCGGCAATTAATGCTGATTTATTGGTATCAGGATTGATAGCCACTTCAAAAAAACCTGCTGGGACAAAGTGGGTGGTAATTGCGGCAAATAACACAACAAAAAACAAGATGATGAAGGCATCTGGCATTTCTCGAGCTGTCTGTAACTTCATATTGTTATACTTTTTATTTTGGTGATAGAAAATGTAGGCCGTGCTATGCACGACCTACAGTGCTTAAGTTATTTAAAACTTAAAAGTATAACGTACATTCCAGCGGCGTCCGAGCCAATCATGTACCGAGCTGGCATAGCCATTAGTAGGTGAAGAAGCATAGGGTGGCTCTTCATCGGTTAGGTTGCGGACCGATAACAATACAGTGTGATTTTCGTTAAGCTCATAGCCAATACTGGCGCTAAAGGTTAACCAATCTTCAACGGTTTCATTATCAAACTTAAAGTCACCGTCACCCATGGAGCTAATGTAATGACCTGAAATGTTGGCATTCCAGTTATCAACTTCCCAGTCTGTGCCTAAATCAATAACACGTTCAGGGCGCGCGGTTTCAGATGCACCACTGAGCTTGCCTAATAAGTCTTCAACAGGACTAGTCGGTGTCACTTGGCGTTCAAACGAGAAGGTTTCAGTACCAGCTACATAGAACTTAAACTCACCTATTGTTTTGGTGTCTAAGCGATAGTTAACGTTATAATCTAAGCCGTCAGTACTTTGATTGCCAACGTTAAAATAACCTGTGCGTAAGAAGCTAATATCACCTCGTCCATCAACAACACAGCCAAAATTATCGCCTAACTCAGCAACACTACCGACCACGTTAGCAGGATCTTTAATACAGGCATCCAGGGTGGTATTCGCGTCAATATCAACAATATCATCATGCTCATAGCGCCAATAATCGACAGTCAATTGCAATTCATCGGTCGCATTCCATGACATGCCCACGTTAATCGCTTGCGACTTTTCTGCTTCTAAGCCTTTATTGCCTAAGGTTTCTTGGTCAAACTCTAATTCGCCTAAATCGGCACCAGCTGTGCCACATAATGCGTTATAAGCTTCATCTGCACCGCAATTAATATATTGGCTGCCTAATGAGGTGCCAGCACCCAGTTGAGATAACGATGGCGCTCTAAAACCTGTGCTCCAAGATGCACGTAATACCAGCTCATCGATTGGGTTATAACGTAACGAGACTTTAGGGTTTACATCACCACCAAAATCACTGTAATGGTCGTAACGTAAGGCTGCGATTAAGTCGAGTGATTCAGCTAATGGGAAGTTAAACTCACCATATGCAGCGTATTGAGTGCGATCTGCGGCGGCGTCGCTGGCGCCCAAGCCAATGATTTCATTATTAACGGCATTCACTGAAGGTTTGTCAAAAATATCTTCTTTTCTGAACTCGCCACCAAATACTGAACTTACCATACCAGCAGGCAGCTCAAATAAGTCTCCAGCGAAGTTAAAATCGAGTGATAACACTTCAGACTCACCCTGACGCACGCCAGGATCACGTAATGCCGCTATTTGAGCTGAACTGCTATCTTGGCCTAAATTAAATGGATTAAAGCTATCGTTTGCCACCGCGGCATCTAGACGATTGGCATTCATGTAGCCAGATACGTTTCTAATTTCATTGGTCGATTTACCGTAGCTCAGTGCCGACTCGACACTCCAATCGGCTATATCCCCTCTAATACCCGCTAACATACGGTAGCTTTGGGTGTCATATTCTTGAATTCGACGCTCAGGGAAACGCGTTCGTACTGTGATAAAATCACTCACGCTACCATCTAGCATATCGATATCTTGAACGTATTGAGGAACATTTACCGAATCACCGGCCACATAAGCCGTGTAGCCAGCTGGAGCTTCATAGGATGAGCCGTTATTTTGTTGAAACATGCCTTCAGCAAAAAATTCTAAACCACTATCAAGTCGATAGATATGATTCAGTGTAGCGCCTATGTTTTCATAATCAGGTTGAATGGCGCGTTGAATGACGTAGTCATAGTTACAACGACTACCACTTTTTTGGGTATCGTCACCACACCAATTTTCGGCGTAGTCATCACCGTCTATTGACATACGCGTATTAGACTCATATGTCACATTAACCGGTCTATCACTGTTAAAAATTGGATTGCGCGTAGCATAGTCAACCACAATGGTTGTATTACTATTAGTGGTTTCAAACCCGCCAGCATAGGTCAGATTGGTTTTACTGGCATCGTGGTCTGAAGTGTCATTACCATATTGTGCACTTAATTCATGGCCGACAAAATCTTTACGTAGGATAAAGTTAATCACCCCAGCGATAGCATCAGAGCCATAAATCGATGAGGCGCCATCGGTTAACACATCAATCCGTTCGATTGCAGTAAGCGGGATGGAGTTAACGTTCACAAAAGAGTCTGAACCGTTTGAAAATGAATCCACTGCAACACGTCGACCATTGACTAATACTAGGGTAGAGCTTGAGCCTAGTCCTCGTAAACTGACCCCTGAAGCGCCAGCAGGGGCACCATCTGCTCCTGCTACTCCGCCAGACTCAGAGAAAGTTCCAGCGCTTGATGCCTGGGGTAAATCACGTAAAAACTCACTGACAGATCCATAGCCTTTTTTGGCTATTTCATCCTGGCTAAAACTTTGCAAAGGGTTAGCCCCTTCCATATCGACACCTTTAAGGCGTGACCCCGTCACTTCAACCCGTTCTACTGTTTGTTCTGGTTGTGATTTTTCTAATTCGTTGGCAACGGCTAAGGCAACAGGTGATAACGTCATGCCAAAAACGGCACATAAAAGTACTGAACTTCTCATGGTAAGCTCCCGATAAATCTCTAATTGTAATTTTTAGACGTGGCTACACTGCGCGTGAGTCAATACGCTTGGCATTAATAAATGTTTGCAGGCAGTACAACGTCAATCAAATGATTGAGAGGGGAGTAAGACGGCTAGACAAAACTCCACCAAACACTAACGTGTTCAGTAGGTTATTCGTCCCACCATTCAGACAGATACCAATTACGGAAGTGGTATCTTTGGAAAAGAGTTGCTGAAAATATCATGTTATAAAAAATAGTCTTTTGTTGTTGATATGTTAAGAGGCTATCCGTAATATGATGCTTGAGTCAATACGTGGCAGACACTTTTTTTTGAGTGCAACCATGAAAATTATTTCTAGAATTAAATTATTTATATTTTTTAGCACTTTAGCTTTTTGCTTGTTATTGCAATTATTGTTTGTTGATAATGTATGGGCAAATCAAGACGTTTCACCAAAGTTAGAAAAACCATTATCACCTGGGTTTGATTTGATGTTAGTTGGGGGGGGCTTAAAAACCTGTAGCTCACTTTCACCTCATTCCTGCGTCGACAGCATCACTTTTTCACCTAATGCCAAATTATCAATCCAATATCACTTTAGCCTTGATTGGCTTGAGCGAGCACTTGATCATTTTAGCTTGCAAACATTATCTTTAAATCAAACTAACAATCTGCGCAAAGCCAGTCGAAAAGCAGCAAAAAGCAGCGTTAATTTAAACCAGTTAAAAGATGCTGTGTATCAGGTTGATAAGCATTTATTGGATGAGTTAACCGATCAGCAATACTATGCTTTACTCGATTTATTAGAACAAGAACAACACTCTATTGATGGCAGCCCCTTGCAAGAACAAGTCAGGATTGATGCCACAACCAAGCCTTATGGTCCGGCTATTTATCGACTATTTACCTTGCAGGCTTTACTAAAAAAACAGCAAAAAAATCCCGATGCGACACGCCCATTAATTGGTATTGTAACCGCTTCAGCCCGAGACCCGTTTGAGTCCATTTCTTTCTACATCAGTGCTTTTGAACAAGCTGGCGCTGATGTTATTTGGTTGCCCTTAGATGCGGCTTTGCAAGCTGGTATACATCATGATCAATGCGAGAAATTGCCATTGCTTCGCCAGCAACTGCAAGGAAATACTGATAAAGCGAGGCTTTATCCTGAACACACACAATTACAACAACGTCTATGTGAGTCACCCGAAAATTTGTATCAGCAGCTTGAGCATATTGATGGCTTATTTTTAAATGGTGGCGATCAAAGTTTAACCTTAACAGCTTGGTTAACGCCGGATAAAAAGCCGTCTAAAGCGTTAGCCGTCATTAAAAATCGCTTGGCCAATAAACAAATCGTGATTGGCGGGACGAGTGCGGGAACAGCAGTGATGACAGCGGCGAATATGATCACTGGCGGCACTAGTGACGGCGCAATACAGCATGGTGTATTGAGTGCCAAACCACCGAGTGAGCGGTGCGAAATACATCAGTGTGATGGGGATATACCCGCAACGGCAGTGACCTATCGTGCCAAGGGCGGGTTAGGGTTATTTCCTTTTGGGATAATGGATACGCATTTTTCTGAGCGGGATCGCCAAATAAGATTGTTAATGCTAACCGCCTCCACTGATAGTGAAATGGGATTTGGGGTGGATGAAAATACCGCGCTGTTAGTCAATATTGCTGATAAACATCTGTCGGTTATTGGTGAGCATGGTGTGTGGGTTATCGAGCAAACTCAAGCCCGTAAAGATGATAATGGCAAATCAATATTTAAAGGGGTGTCTCATTATTTAACTTCAGGCAGCCAAGCCGATATTGATAACAAACAGCGTCTGGCTAATATTGAATTCGCCAATCGGGTGGTTTCAGTTAATATGGCTGCCAATTATCCAGCTTACCAACAGTGGATTGTGCAAGCTTGCCGTGAGGGACGGTTATCGAGCAAACTTATCGATGATGTTGAACTTATCCTCCTCCCAAGCTCAACAACTGGGTGCAAACCAGTGCTAAACAATCAGCAAAGCTATCAAGGTATTAAGCTATTATTGCAGCAACAAGATGATTAACGATTACCTAGCTAAAACTGTTAAGGTAATAATATAAAAGTGTTTTAGCTCAAATACAGAGAAAGTCATGCATAAAACCGCAAGAACGTTTCATCAATGGTTGATGTTATTTTTAGGGCTGCAATTTGCGATATGGTCGGTCACGGGCGCTTATATGGTCTATATGGATATCGATTTTATCCATGGTGATGATTTGGTTACCAACCCGCAATCTAAAGTGCAGCCCGCCCAGATGAATTATTCACTGCAACAGCTCATTCAAGCTTATCCCCATATTGACAAGATCAGTGTCGATACCTTGTTAGGTGAAACTGTTTATAGGCTGACCTTAGCGGATAGCGAGTCCCCTAAAGAATTAGTCATTAGCGCTAATAGCGGCCAAGTGTTATCACCATTATCAGAGTTAACGGCCGTATCCGTTGCGCAATACTTTTACACGGGCAAGGGCGATGTTGCCGAGGTGACGCTGATTACCGACAATCCCCCTTTTGAGTTAAGCCCACGCCATTTGCCAGCATGGCGAGTCAACTTTAATGATTTTGGTGCCCCCTCCCTTTATGTGTCGGCACAAACTGGCATCTTGGTGGGCAAGCGCCATGAGTTTTGGCGTTGGTTTGATTGGATGTTTAGGTTTCATATTATGGACTACAGCAGCGGTGAAGATATCGATAATATGCTGCTGTTTTGGGTCGCCTTGCTAGCCAGTGGTGGGGCACTGACTGGCATGGTGTTAGTGTATTTCAGGGTGTTTAAAGGCCAGTTTACAAGCCGTAAAAAAAGCCGCGTTCAACGCGTGGGAGTTGCCTAATGCGTTGGATTAGAAAATTGCACAAATGGGCGTCGGTCATTGTCGGGATTCAGTTTGTGCTGTGGTTAGCCAGTGGCCTGTATTTTAATTTGATGGATCACACCAAAGCGGCAGGGCTAACCTATTTTAGTCAGGATATGGTGCAACATCAGCTTGATATGGCTAAGTTTATTGAGCCTAAAGCTGTACTTGAACAGCATAGTGATAGCGTGGCGCTAGATACGGTATTTTTATTGGCTAAGCCCTATTATTTACTTAGCCATCAGCAAGGCTTGTATGCGCATTCTTATCATGAATACACCTTAGTCGATGCCTATAGCGGTGAGGCGGTCACTCTTGATGAAGAGCTGGTAACAAGTTTAGCGCAAGCGTCATACACAGGTGAGGGCAAGGTAGCCGAACTCAAATTACTCACCCCACCGATTAGCGATTTTCCAAAACAACAAAACCCCACATGGCAGGTCAACTTTACTGACGACATCGATACTCAAGTGTATGTTGAGGCGCAATCTGGGCGAATAGTCGGCCACAGTGATCAGCATAAAAAGTTAGCCGATATCTTTTTTATGCTGCATTTTATGGATTATAACAACCAAGGCAGTTTCAATAATCTGCCTATGATGTTGATGGCCTTTTTCAGTTTGTGGTTAACCGTTACCGGGTGTTATTGGTGCATTGATTTACTTCGAAAAGGAAAATACCGCCGCAAGCGTCGTACTCGGTCAAAGCCCGCTGCGATAAAATTGTTATAGTTATTGCTAAATTAGGCAT encodes the following:
- a CDS encoding PepSY domain-containing protein codes for the protein MRWIRKLHKWASVIVGIQFVLWLASGLYFNLMDHTKAAGLTYFSQDMVQHQLDMAKFIEPKAVLEQHSDSVALDTVFLLAKPYYLLSHQQGLYAHSYHEYTLVDAYSGEAVTLDEELVTSLAQASYTGEGKVAELKLLTPPISDFPKQQNPTWQVNFTDDIDTQVYVEAQSGRIVGHSDQHKKLADIFFMLHFMDYNNQGSFNNLPMMLMAFFSLWLTVTGCYWCIDLLRKGKYRRKRRTRSKPAAIKLL